Proteins from one Mus pahari chromosome 10, PAHARI_EIJ_v1.1, whole genome shotgun sequence genomic window:
- the Fbxo22 gene encoding F-box only protein 22, giving the protein MEPAGGGGGVSSTDPRSTYVLSNLAEVVERVFTFLPAKALLRVAGVCRLWRECVRRVLRTHRSVTWISAGVAEAGHLEGHCLVRVVAEALENVRILPQTVLYMADSETFISLEECRGHKRARKRTTMETACALEKLFPKQCQVLGIVTPGIVVTPMGSGSNRPQEIEIGESGFALLFPQIEGIKIQPFHFIKDSKNLTLERHQLTEVGLLDNPELRVVLVFGYNCCKVGASNYLHRVVSTFSNMNIILAGGQVDNLSSLTCEKNPLDIDATGVVGLSFSGHRIQSATVLLTEDVNDAKTVEAAMQRLKAANIPEQNTIGFMFACVGRGFQYYRAKGNVEADAFRKFFPSVPLFGFFGNGEIGCDRIVTGNFILRRCNEVKEEDLFHSYTTIMALVHLGTSK; this is encoded by the exons ATGGAGCCGGCAGGCGGCGGTGGCGGCGTCTCCTCCACAGATCCGCGAAGCACCTACGTGCTGAGTAACCTTGCGGAGGTGGTGGAGCGTGTGTTTACCTTCCTGCCGGCCAAAGCGCTGCTTCGGGTAGCCGG AGTATGCCGCCTGTGGAGGGAGTGTGTACGCAGAGTGCTGCGGACCCATCGCAGCGTGACCTGGATCTCCGCGGGTGTGGCGGAGGCGGGCCACCTGGAGGGACATTGCTTGGTGCGCGTGGTAGCTGAGGCACTTGAG aaTGTTCGAATCTTACCACAGACAGTTCTCTACATGGCAGATTCTGAAACTTTCATCAGCCTGGAAGAGTGTCGTGGCCATAAAAGAG CGAGGAAGAGAACTACTATGGAGACAGCATGTGCCCTGGAGAAGCTTTTCCCCAAGCAGTGCCAAGTCCTTGGGATTGTGACCCCGGGAATTGTAG TGACTCCAATGGGATCAGGTAGCAATCGACCTCAGGAAATAGAAATTGGAGAATctggttttgctttattattcCCTCAAATTGAAGGAATAAAAATTCAGCCCTTTCATTTTATTAAGGACTCCAAGAATTTAACACTTGAAAGACACCAACTTACTGAAGTAG GTCTTCTGGACAACCCTGAACTTCGTGTGGTCCTTGTCTTTGGCTATAACTGCTGTAAGGTGGGAGCCAGTAACTACCTGCATCGGGTAGTCAGCACTTTCAGCAATATGAATATCATCTTGGCTGGAGGCCAGGTGGACAACTTGTCGTCACTGACTTGTGAGAA gaaCCCTCTGGATATTGATGCCACAGGTGTAGTTGGACTGTCATTTAGTGGGCATCGAATCCAGAGTGCCACAGTTCTCCTCACTGAGGATGTAAATGATGCCAAAACTGTCGAGGCTGCTATGCAGCGCCTCAAAGCAGCCAAcatccctgaacagaacaccattggcTTCATGTTTGCATGCGTTGGCCGAGGCTTTCAGTACTACAGAGCCAAGGGGAATGTTGAAGCTGATGCATTTAGAAAGTTCTTTCCCAGTGTCCccttatttggcttctttggaaaTGGGGAGATTGGCTGCGACCGGATAGTCACTGGGAACTTTATACTGAGGAGATGTAATGAGGTAAAGGAAGAGGATCTGTTCCATAGCTACACAACCATCATGGCTCTTGTTCACTTGGGGACGTCTAAATGA